One Salvelinus namaycush isolate Seneca chromosome 4, SaNama_1.0, whole genome shotgun sequence genomic window carries:
- the LOC120045838 gene encoding prominin-1-A-like yields the protein MGACRSVWRLGGCARVVLAWIGALLLGSSLALPLPATCPKGVSPLNLIQTQYQSIPGADTGFMSGVVQSFLHTVQPNPFPKDLLVKLVEKGGNIYDDKKTINEVLLYEVGFLVCAAIGIVYIILMPLVGFCLACCRCCGNCGGHMYQEQTKAVHCHRRGLYWATLLTTLVILAGNICMFFTNQLLKVSVEDSSVELNNNLDNLQTYLTAVPQQIDSVLIESNKTVDEVTRSLNDIGPLLGREIQRSLEGPLIPALKSVRDIAKVVNRTSVLLVGLNSTLTQLQSDVTVVQANVSSVRDRINSTLRDPDCNGCSAYQSELEKLTFDTTITIPSLNELQSAVDDVTRANLNSKVKEGEYLFASIPQRVTNDTKDMVQNVKQQLEVIKRQISLVKGYIPVSALSKISDTLGKAQRYIDMYSPQAKWVEMIRWGVGIILSCVVLLVVVCNLLGLFLGLVGLSPQDDPTERSGTANCAGTFLMAGAGLSFLFSWLFMLVVFILFILGGNVYTLVCQPWHSGQLLQFVDTPGLIPGFDLREILGLKSNLPLIEVYNECEQNRPLWTTLHLYELIDLNDLLNVSKYREEIQQHFDSNEIKLPTITLLTPEIRKQLHGFSDMVHDADLSSVTQQINVISSINLTEIAGMLDQLATVQINTGIQNQLTQEAGGLRGIQSGIVTAIIPQLTQLNSNIYALSVIASEINGTVGDVLNKVGTAQDFLNTNTTQIVKAASREFLDCQMGYFTTYADWANLTITQQIGLCGPVAQAVDSAKVVVCSNMMESLNAFWFSLGWCMIFLVPSIIFSIKLAKFYRRMKHSDVYENHIAMNIPPRAKPY from the exons ATGGGAGCATGTAGGAGTGTTTGGAGGTTGGGGGGCTGCGCCAGGGTGGTGTTGGCCTGGATCGGGGCTCTGTTGCTGGGGTCCAGCttggccctgcctctccctgccaCCTGTCCTAAGGGTGTCTCTCCCTTGAACCTGATCcaaacacagtaccagtcaatccCAGGAGCAGATACAGGCTTCATGTCCGGGGTCGTCCAGTCCTTCCTCCACACCGTTCAGCCCAACCCCTTCCCCAAAG ATCTGCTGGTTAAATTAGTGGAGAAAGGGGGCAATATATACGATGACAAGAAGACCATCAACGAG GTCCTTCTCTATGAAGTTGGTTTCCTAGTGTGTGCTGCTATAGGGATCGTGTACATTATCCTTATGCCCCTGGTGGGGTTCTGCCTGGCCTGCTGTCGCTGCTGTGGAAACTGTGGAGGACACATGTACCAGGAACAGACTAAAGCTGTCCACTGTCACAGGAGAGGATTATACTGGGCTACACTACTCACAACACTAGTCATACT tgcaggGAACATCTGCATGTTCTTCACTAACCAGTTACTGAAAGTGAGTGTCGAGGACAGCTCTGTAGAACTCAACAATAACCTGGACAACCTCCAAACCTACCTCACTGCTGTCCCacag CAAATTGACAGTGTGCTGatagagagcaataagacagtagATGAGGTTACCAGAAGCCTCAATG ACATAGGTCCTCTGCTGGGCAGAGAGATCCAGAGAAGTCTAGAGGGTCCCCTGATCCCTGCCCTGAAGTCTGTCAGAGATATAGCCAAAG TGGTGAACCGTACCAGTGTCCTGCTGGTGGGGTTGAACTCTACTCTAACCCAGCTCCAGTCTGATGTGACTGTGGTCCAGGCTAATGTTTCCTCTGTCAGAGACCGCATCAACAGCACACTGAGAGACCCTGACTGTAATGGGTGTTCTGCCTATCAGTCAGAGCTAGAGAAACTAACATTTGACACCACTATCACT ATCCCCAGTCTGAATGAGCTGCAGTCGGCTGTTGATGACGTCACCAGGGCTAATCTCAACTCAAAAGTGAAAGAG GGAGAATACTTATTTGCCAGTATTCCCCAGAGAGTGACCAACGACACCAAGGACATGGTACAGA aTGTGAAGCAGCAGCTTGAAGTCATCAAGAGACAGATCTCTTTGGTGAAGGGATACATCCCTGTCTCTGCCCTCAGCAAAATCTCAGACACACTGGGAAAGGCTCAGAGATACATCGACATGTACTCACCACAGGCAAAGTGGGTAGAGATGATCAG GTGGGGTGTGGGTATTATCCTGAGCTGTGTAGTTCTCCTGGTCGTAGTGTGTAACCTTCTGGGTCTGTTTTTGGGTCTGGTGGGACTGAGCCCTCAAGACGACCCGACAGAACGATCCGGCACCGCCAACTGCGCAGGAACCTTCCTAATGGC gggtgcAGGGCTAAGTTTCCTGTTCTCCTGGCTCTTTATGCTGGTGGTGTTTATACTGTTTATACTGGGAGGGAATGTCTACACACTGGTTTGCCAGCCCTGGCACAGTGGACAGCTACTACAG TTTGTTGACACTCCGGGCCTGATACCTGGATTCGATTTAAGAGAGATACTGGGCCTGAAGAGCAACCTGCCTCTCATTGAAGTATACAA TGAATGTGAACAGAACAGGCCTCTATGGACAACCCTCCACCTGTATGAGCTCATAGACCTCAATGATCTACTCAACGTGTCCAAA TACAGAGAAGAGATTCAGCAACACTTTGACAGTAATGAGATCAAACTGCCTACCATCACCCTGCTCACACCTGAGATACGCAAACAGCTACACGGCTTCTCCGACATGGTCCATGATGCTGACTTAAGCTCTGTCACACAGCAg ATCAACGTTATTTCCAGCATTAATCTGACAGAAATAGCAGGCATGTTAGACCAACTTGCTACTGTTCAA ATTAATACAGGTATTCAAAATCAGCTGACACAGGAGGCTGGAGGCCTGAGAGGGATCCAGTCAGGCATTGTCACTGCCATCATCCCACAACTG ACTCAGTTGAACTCCAACATATATGCCCTCAGTGTCATAGCATCAGAGATCAAT GGCACAGTAGGAGATGTGTTGAATAAAGTGGGAACAGCTCAAGACTTCCTCAACACCAACACTACACAGATAGTCAAGGCC gCAAGTAGGGAGTTCCTAGACTGTCAGATGGGGTACTTCACGACGTATGCTGACTGGGCTAACCTCACG aTCACTCAACAGATTGGTCTCTGTGGCCCAGTGGCACAAGCTGTGGACTCAGCGAAGGTTGTAGTCTGCTCAAATATGATGGAGTCTCTG AATGCGTTCTGGTTCAGTCTGGGCTGGTGTATGATCTTCCTGGTCCCCAGCATCATCTTCTCCATCAAACTGGCCAAGTTCTACAGGAGGATGAAGCACAGCGATGTCTACGA